Proteins found in one Herbiconiux sp. A18JL235 genomic segment:
- a CDS encoding TetR/AcrR family transcriptional regulator gives MDPRYERTQRQLRRAVYELAAEHPVGDIAVAELCRAAGVTRDTFYRHATSPTTLLAEALGEELTTAIEAVRDEHAARLAPGERLDGEALMRHSERTLLVHLRTHARVYRNAMTAGLVPELRTQLENIIFDALVEHALSYPSVLPEAIAPDDQMALEITAAYASSGTVGAIERWLRHDPLDVDRGAALILAASPGFWLRDA, from the coding sequence ATGGATCCGCGGTACGAACGCACGCAGCGGCAGCTGCGACGGGCGGTCTACGAGCTCGCCGCCGAGCACCCCGTCGGCGATATCGCCGTCGCCGAGCTCTGCCGCGCCGCCGGCGTCACCCGCGACACCTTCTACCGCCACGCCACCTCACCGACGACCCTTCTCGCCGAGGCGCTCGGGGAGGAGCTCACCACCGCCATCGAAGCCGTGCGCGACGAGCACGCCGCGCGGCTCGCCCCGGGCGAGCGGCTCGACGGCGAGGCTCTCATGCGGCACTCGGAACGCACCCTTCTCGTGCACCTGCGTACGCACGCCCGGGTGTACCGCAACGCGATGACGGCCGGCCTCGTGCCCGAGCTCCGCACGCAGCTCGAGAACATCATCTTCGACGCCCTGGTCGAGCACGCTCTCAGCTATCCGAGCGTCCTTCCCGAGGCGATCGCGCCCGACGACCAGATGGCGCTCGAGATCACGGCCGCCTACGCTTCCTCGGGCACGGTCGGCGCCATCGAGCGTTGGCTCCGCCACGACCCGCTCGACGTCGATCGCGGGGCCGCCCTCATCCTCGCCGCCTCCCCGGGCTTCTGGTTGCGCGACGCCTGA